The genomic region CCAGAGATTTACAGGtgccatttacatttacatttcaactTTCCATTGAAGTCATTAACAGCAGATGCGGATAACacacttattcatttatttttctcttgcaGATTTCACAGCATTCCCAGAGATAAAGTTCATAATAATTGGTAGTAAAGCAGAATACAAATGCAGCGCAGCAAATGCCATCCTTAACGAAAACGAGTTAAAGTGGGCAAAGAGATTGTGAAGAGTGAGATAAGACATAGGACTGTGCAGAACAGGTCTGTTACTGTGGTAGTGACACCAGGATGGTGGAAAAAACGTCAGTCTGGTGAGAGTTcaaaatttataaagatggagatTGTACACAGTTTAGACATGTGTCCTACAACACATGCCTTCCTTCTAGTCATCAATCTACACACCCCATTCACAAAGATGCACTTAAATGGAGTCATGGAACACATGGAGATTCTTGGTGAGGAGATCTGGAACCACACCATAGTGCTGCTGATGTATCTCAACAGGAACCAAACAGATGCAGATACCAGACAGCTAACTGAGAGTGCAGGGGAAGACCTTCATAGTGTTATTGGGAAGTGTGGGAACAGAGTTCATGTTTTCAGTTTAACTGACAAAAAAGTACTAAATGTGGAAAAACTGTTTTATGGGATAGAGAGTTTAGTAGCAGAGCATTTTGGACAGTCCTTTAAAATTGACAGCAGTTTGTTCGAGGATAAGGAGGAACAAAGAAAAATTATGAAGAAGCATGCAGAATACAGGGAGATCTAATAAAACAAAGAGATGCAAAGTTTAAAGGAGCATCTGACAGGTattatgttttttggtttttttcagTCTTTGTAGGCCTACCTTAAAgtagatttttgtttgtttttgtttttttttttgtgggatgATATGAAAATATGATCCAAACTGCATGCTAAACTTTCATACacgttttctctctctttccagcAGGGGAAGGTTGCAATTTGAGTTAAGGATTTTGCTGATGGGAAGTATAAATGTGGGAAGACCTCAGTAGCACACACTATCCTGAAAATTGAAAACAAGGAGAAGGTCACGACAAAACGATGTGTAAAAAGAGAACAAGaggtagaaaaacaaaaagttattgTCATTAACACTCCTGGATGGTGGCCATATGCAACTGTCAAGGAGAATGCAGAGACAATAAAGCAGGAAATCATCTCTGGTGTTTCTCTGTGTCCACCAGGACCTCATGTAGTTTTACTGGTAGTGCAGTCTGGTGTTGCCTTTACTGAAGCACATAGGAGGTCAATCAAGGGGCACATGGAACTCCTGGGCCAGAATGTTTGGAATCACTGTTTAGTTGTGTTCAGCTGGGGTGATTGGAAGAGGACCCCCACTATTGAGGAACACATTGAGAGTGAAGGAGAGGCTCTGCAGTGGCTGATCAATAAATGTAGAAACAGGTATCACACCCTCAACAACAGGCAGTGGGATGATAGGACACAGGTCACAGAGTTAATTAAGAAAGTAGAGATGTTAGCCAGAATGAACACTTTGCCCCTGACACCTGTGGAGATGGATAATGACAGTGATTATGGGCAATCATGTGAGTTGGACAAATTCGAGAGAGGAAGCCTTGTACTGATCGACCTTTTGGCTACACTGAAAAAGAGATGCTGGTTTTTCCCATAAAAgcaaaacattgatttgaatattgtgttgtcaGTTTCTAAAGAATTAACCCCTCATGATACACCAGATTTAGAATTtccattttattacttttttgcattgttttttaatttttttttatctaatctcTACAAAAGACTTCTCCTTATACCAGCTAAACATGCATAAAGTAATTCACTTTAATTAATTGCCTTAAATGTGTTCTCCCCAAACCAGTTGAAACATTTTCCGTTTTGTCAACAAAAGTTTTCTTAATTACCAATTTTCTTCCAATAGTGCAAGATGAGTACATTAAAAATGGTTTGAAAATTTGGATGATGTGACTaatcccacgaccttgtcagacTTGTCAGCAGTTGAGGAAGTGTCAGAGGAACATCGCACAAAATCAAAATCACTGATGGATTGAAGAGGTATGGAAAAataaagtaaacaaaaacaacaaaatatttacTACTTTTATTGCTATTTAAAggatttgttcacccaaaatgaaaatgtgattatcatttactcaccctcatgtcatacaTACAACTTGGTCATATATGGTACATGATagtacacaaatatatttttaagaatgttcatgctactcttttccatacaacaagcatacagttattttattacacatttttgaCATTGTAAAGTTTTACATAGTATATATAGATCTTGGTTTGTTTCATCACTTTATTTATTGTCTTGTGAAATTAATGCTCTAATTATTCATACACTTATGTactaaaacgttttttttttttttttttttttttttttatgttttgcctTGAATTGTAAATATGGACTTAACTTTTTGAAATCAGTTTTACTGTATTATtatcaataaaaacacaaatcaaagttggcacactgttgctcccaaatcaatttaatgagctcaccaagagaTAAACAAATATGACATTTTGAGCTACATGCTTTTAATCAGACTTCAGATGAGAGAGTCTAATGCAAAGCATGTAGCTCGAAACATCACATTAG from Myxocyprinus asiaticus isolate MX2 ecotype Aquarium Trade chromosome 5, UBuf_Myxa_2, whole genome shotgun sequence harbors:
- the LOC127440661 gene encoding GTPase IMAP family member 6-like, yielding MCKKRTRGPHVVLLVVQSGVAFTEAHRRSIKGHMELLGQNVWNHCLVVFSWGDWKRTPTIEEHIESEGEALQWLINKCRNRYHTLNNRQWDDRTQVTELIKKVEMLARMNTLPLTPVEMDNDSDYGQSCELDKFERGSLVLIDLLATLKKRCWFFP